TTagtcaattaaatgttaacttgTTGTTAGAATAGTAAAAATACTCgtttatataatttttgtacatttttaatatattgatggataagaattaatttaagatctaATTTTTCatataagcatcatctcatctcatgatcatcaagaactcgaaagacgatatctgacttttgagcattatctcgtctagaccttaaaatactaTGTTTTATTTCCACTGGTTTGTGTGGGCTGGTCTTCCTAGGGGCAATGGCTCGGCCGGAGCTTTTGAGGAGGCCCTCTCCGCTCACCGCCAGTTTTTATTTCTTCTTAGACTGGCACTTTTTCCCCTTTAAGGTTTCCTCTCTGTGGTTTTCCTTAAAGAGGTTTTAATTAGGCTCGGCCCTCAGTTGCGTCTGTGCTCTCTTGGGTGTAGGTTATTTTTTACTTCGTTTTAATAAAACTTCTATTTCGGCGTCAATCAtttgaacatcactatctgatgctttaaatatcataattcacttctaaacatcattttCATTATGAGTTTGAAAAACTAGGGCTGACATATGAGATTATATAATCTGAAGCTTGtgagattaatatattataattaacttctaaacatcattttgtatagagcttaaaaaatcatcatttgTGCATTATCTTATTTAGAGCTTAAAATATCATAACtgagtttgaaagaccataactaagttttgagaatcatctcgtctaaggcttgagaaaattgatgtgatattcaaattatatcatatcaatttatttagtatttcaattggtaaattttcataaaaaatcaatgtgtaataaaaaaaaaaatatgcaaaatatcttatttcatgaccaaattaaaatgaagaaataatttatttaatcacgagtatttatttttttaaaaaattaaataattttttattcaactaaataaatttgatcaactttattgcaatttaaattgtattaatctcaatcacttCACCAATTAAATGTGGGTTTTTGGTTTGGAGAGTAAGAACAtccttttatatagattttattttggtgaaatctcataaaaaatcaatgttcGAAGAGaatatttagataaataagaatgaataaatatgaaaatgtttagagaattaggataaataaaaatgcaaaaatatggtgATGCCACATAGGAGTATTCCATTTTCCTATTAGATATGTGCTGATTTTAATACTTATTCTTGTCCTAAACCCATATAATAATATCAACTAATTTCTcgaatttgtttaaatttataaaatatgtatataaacaaataaaatatcaaacaataattagttaataatctcgataaaatttcaaacaataagaatctatttatttcaaatatatttaaatatatttttattattttttcaaagttaagtattttttttatttagatttttaaatagtaaagtttaataatcattttatttaaattgtgaattgTGAGATTTAATATAGATTCAATATATATGAGCATGTGTTAGATCAATTCGAGAATGATagtttatttgaaattatttttcatgaccaaatttaattgaagaatctatttattttaaatgcatctgaaaagtatcattttatttatatttttttcatggtgaagttcaataaagatcaatgcgcaataataaaatatcaatgtgggaacgATGATAATTGATAAGCCAATATATGAATGAAGATTAAgccttttatttagatatatcattatgagattaatgtggaaatgcatatttatttcaaattattttacatgaaaaattaaattgaaaattttatttattacacATATATCTTAGtataaattcaatatatatgagAATGTGTAAGATCAATTCAGGAAGGATAATTTAtgtgaaattatttttcttaggtaaattaaatagaagaatctatttgttttaaatgcatctcaaaagtatccttttatttatattttttttcatgtcgaagttcaataaagatcaatgtgagaatgataaaatatcaatgtgggaacgATGATAAGCTAATACATGAATGAAGATTaaacattttatttagatatatcattATGAGATTAATGTGGAAATGgagatttatttcaaattattttatacgacctaattaaattgaagaatttatttattttatatatatcttggtatcattttctttattttatataatcaaattaaattgaataacttatttatttaaaatacatgtaagtattattttatttattttatatgatcaaaTTCAATTGAATAACATACTTATTTCAAAaacatctatacttttatttaggtttgcaaatatcgaaatctaattacaattttttagACCTTGAAAATTATGAAgtttaacataaatataaatttaatatgaaaTACTATTGCAACTATTAAAAAATTGTGGTAAACTATTTtttatctgaaatacatattataagtatttctttatcaagATTTTCTCaagattaaatttaatagaatatcaATGTGAGAAAGATAGATGATCTAATGTATTAATGAAGATTGAACCTTTTATTTGGGTTGTGAATTGATTAAGTTTAGTATgaaaacaaatgaaaaaatatcataaagtGTAGAATTGAGAGTGAAACAATACTAAATTGTGAAAGTGCCCCTTATGATAGAGAATAGTGAAGAGCTCTTCAATATGTAGCTCTTTATATAAtcaatagattatttatttaaaatacatctaagcatcattttatttattttatatgttcaAATTCGGCAATggtaatttatttaaatttatttttatttaaattttgaattgtgaGATTTAATATAGATTCAATATATGTGAGAATGTTTTAGATCAATTCGGGAATGATAATGTATTTGAAGTAATTTTTCATGAGAAAACTAAATAgaagaatctatttattttaaatgcatctCAAAATAatccttttatttatattttttaatggtGAAATTCAAATGCAGTAGTAATAGTTGCCTATCTTTTGTTAGAAATAAcaatcgaatttcataatttttgcTCGGAATAAATAAGAAACGCAAAAACAATAATTGGATCTTTTaatgcaatttgcaaattccaAATATCTTAAGTGATAAACATAGCATGTTGacttgtagtatatttttactTGTACGTCATTCAAGAATATTTAACCTTTTTTTCTGAGTTGACTTAAAATATTTAACCTTGATTCTAATTAAAACATGTACTTGAccattttttttgctattatatGCCAAAagaatatatctatatatataagaaaaggaAGCAGCAGAAAAATTGAATGACAAATCAAACTTGTGCTTGAACTTTGATGACGTACCTAACTTGCACAGTTCGGAGCTTGGTCAATTATTTCGTAAAATGAACATTTTGACAAGAAAAAAATAGGGTATATTAGGTTTACATTTTcggtattttaattttaaggaTAAAGgttgaaatattttaaaatatgtgtGGTGCCATCGtcaacaaaatattttaaaagaccAACAATCTTAGATTTCGAAATATTTTACGCGCAAcaaaattttttcttcaattttattttgtaaaatattaaaccctgttattttaaagaaaaatacttATACTAATTTAACATGATAATATAAAACAATTGTAGCCTAAAAAATCGAATTTATGTCAATTTTAACGCGTAAAGGtacgttctctttggttgtaaattcatgataaaatgagggataaacaaaatttcaccctttaaattcttcattttttttttcacatttcctatttgacccttactcattcctcatttacactacaaattatccctccaaaaatggtgtgataatattatcccttatttgtagtgtaaataaGGGATGAGTAAcagagtaagggtcaagtaggaaatgtgggaaaagaaatgaagaatttaaagggttaaattttgttgggttaattgcccataaaatactgaactttcttccaattctgattttgcacacaaactttgaaagaAATAATGGTGTCAAATtgccacattgaacatgcaaacacaatatttggccactaattgaaaaaacacaaattatggccattaattaggcaatatgcctaatatacccctaattgggcggactgggtagggtcaggagcgcgggtcgcgtgccgggtaggatcaggcacgcgggtcgggttaggcacttatggcactattagtgccataagtgccaacgaaattttttttttactccccctgccctgtctaccccccagacccctgaccccacccacccccaagccaaaaggaactttttaaacacttcccctagggtttagatattctatttagggtttagattatccatttagggtttaaatgttccatctagggtttagatgatgctgttgtttctatatttgttctgcatgtttggcacttatggcactaatagtgccataagtgctaaaaagaccattttactttattttattttggattttcgttggcacttatggcactattagtgccataaaataaaataacaaaagtaaaatttgatttatttttatctagggggagtaaatttttttttttgattttggcttgggggtgggtggggtcgggggtctggggggtagacagagcagggggagtaaaaaaaaaattcgttggcacttatggcactaatagtgccataagtgcctaacccgacccgcgtgtctgatcctacccggcacgcgacccgcgctcctgaccctacccagtccgcccaattaagggcaaaaacgtccctaagctaaaaaaatggccaaaatttatgttttttcaatgagtagccataatttgtgttttatgatccattttggctattccaaaattttactcaacTTTGAAATGTAACAtgaaaattactaaactttagattttatctgattttgctataAATCCAAATTCCGGCCAAATACCATGCTAATATGATGTGCAAATATTTGACGTGACGTATCtattgttaatttcttattaataataataaaaaaagaacacaaagcaaataacccaaattgtcaataacttaatatatcaaatcaattaatactagtattttttttaattctcaagtttaaatcaattttttctagttcactattacacaactgattactccaatatataaaatagaagtcattcaaatagtataaatatatatagtttataaaaaaattaatatttagataatgaaaatttaataaactttattacttagctaaataaattttttatatattaagtgattgataattaaaatgttctttGGTTGACGCACCTAAATTCGAAGAATCCCTTACTATTAtcgaatttattcaattaattaattcaactaaaaaaatactattatttgatttgatatattaaattattgacaatttgagttatttgctttgtgttcttttttaattgataagaaattaaataacaaatattattttgtcaactaattgtcacgcaataataaatacgtcacgtcaaaattggcacactatattatatattagcttgctatttggccggaatttgaattagtagcaaaatcagataaaatcaaaagtttagtaattatcacaccacaattcaaagtttgtgtgcaaaaccagaattggataaaagttcagtattttatgggcaattaacccaattttgtttatccttcattttctatgataaatttacaaccaaagagaacgcacctaTGTGATTTTCGACAaggaaagaaaagtaaaaataagatCACTGAAACAAGAAATTACCATACTTTTGTAATATCACACCCTCTCATTATGAATGTTACATCTTCAAATCAACCCTTTGATATTTCATAGCAACAAAACACACAGATTCCATAACAATTGCACTTGCACAAAAGAGCCAAAATCTACCGAAAAAGattaagaaaatattataaCTGATAGCAATGATCAATTCTTTATATCCCTGCAGAAAGGAAATGCCGGATCTCAACTCATTAGGCCACAAAGAATAGGAATATCATGAGAAAGAAAATCAATACAAAGAAGATCTTCATCATCAGCCACCGATTCGAGGAGATGCTGTTGAGATACTTGAGAAGAGCTCCCTGAGCCCCTTCCACATTCGACAGTGTGTCATCCATGTTCTCGTCAATCCTGTTGCAAACAAATTATAAATAACGAGAGTCGATGCAAGAAGACCTAAAAATTCAAGAAATCAGGATCAGGAAGTGCAAACCATTTAGAATTTCGACTCTATCACCATATGCCTATATCATAACAAATTCTAAGCCAAATGAACATCAAGCTATGCATAGTAATTGACAGTGAGTTTGGTCAGGACAAAAATGATACTGGAGAGTTTACTCTGCTTCTCCCCACTactatttttcaattctttCTTCCAAAACATAACCAGACACGTTGACGCTTGCCAATGCATTTTTCTTACTAGTATATCAAACTTCCCAATACATCATATTTTAACTTTTCTTCCAACTCTCTCCACAAAAGCTCAAAACAATTGCATTGCCACCAGTTTGTTAGAGTAAACATGGTAATAGCGTGATAGAAGTACTTATAGTTACGCTACATATCATTTAGCATATACAGAGTGCTACATGTATTTGTAATTAAATTATCTAGGTGACCTGATAGCAATCTCTCCCTGCTGAGAAACTAAGGTCGCTAGCTGATTGAAGATACTGCTCAGCTCATGAATTGTTGATTCCACGTTCTGAAGAGcctcggctctgctctgcatgTAGCTGTCTTGTAGTGGAGCCAGTTGCTGTTGCTGTTGATTTTGTTGCTGCTGTAGTAAGGGCTGAGATTCCCCGTCCACCTGACTCCTGTGAAAGGAGTTCATGAGAATAAGTTTTTCCAGCAAATGAATCTCCTTATATCTTGGCAAATTCACATGAAACTGATCTGCTCAGCATGTATCATCAAAACACTACGCCGAGCACTACAGTAAATGGTTTTTGTGAAAGGGAGAATCAAAACATTCTTGTGGAGATGAAGTTGGGGAGAAAAATCAACTTTATTACTGGTCTTACTTGGGAAACATCTGTGATGAAGATTCTCCCCCACTACCCCATGGAAGAGGAGGGGCGGCTGAGGTAGTGGCAGCAGATTTTGCAGCCAAAGGACGCTGGCGAATAAAAGGGTTTGTAGCATTCTTGGACGCAGAAGAAGAAAATAACTGCCTCCTGTTCTCGTGAACCTTCAAGTTCTGTTAAAATACATGTCCAGTGTGATTGAAAATTTACAGAAATATAAAAGTTACTGCAGTTTCTAACAAAATGAAAATGGAGATATTTCCAGGTTCACCTCTGTTCGCATGGTCAAAACATCCTTGAACTCCTGTGTTGTGCTCATCAAACGATTCTTCAAATCATCAACAACTGTAGTTGAATGAGTTGTGTTGTCGGTGGATGTCTGCGCACTTTCATTACGTGAATTGCTGAGTAACTGTAGATCAACTACTGCAGAATTAAGAGCCGTTATATCTTGCTTAATAAGTGCAGTTAGCTCCTGGATTTCCATGGTAGGGTCATCAAATACTGAACTCCTCTTTGCCACTACAGTAGAAGTCGTCATGTTAACTTTGACCTTAAcattataaaattcaaaaagTACAATCACAAAGACAGAATTAAATATTAACCTTAAGAATAGGCTTAGACATTTTGGTGCTGAAAATAATTAACTGATAGAGTAAAAACTCCTAAAATTTATTCTG
The genomic region above belongs to Salvia miltiorrhiza cultivar Shanhuang (shh) chromosome 5, IMPLAD_Smil_shh, whole genome shotgun sequence and contains:
- the LOC131024948 gene encoding syntaxin-32-like isoform X1; translation: MLVKSGNASIRDRTQEFLGIAERVKKPLSSQNGPSSSGSKPSEPPRSAMAMQSEFNRRASKIGFGIHQTSQKLAKLAKLAKRSSVFDDPTMEIQELTALIKQDITALNSAVVDLQLLSNSRNESAQTSTDNTTHSTTVVDDLKNRLMSTTQEFKDVLTMRTENLKVHENRRQLFSSSASKNATNPFIRQRPLAAKSAATTSAAPPLPWGSGGESSSQMFPKSQVDGESQPLLQQQQNQQQQQLAPLQDSYMQSRAEALQNVESTIHELSSIFNQLATLVSQQGEIAIRIDENMDDTLSNVEGAQGALLKYLNSISSNRWLMMKIFFVLIFFLMIFLFFVA
- the LOC131024948 gene encoding syntaxin-32-like isoform X2 — its product is MWVKVNMTTSTVVAKRSSVFDDPTMEIQELTALIKQDITALNSAVVDLQLLSNSRNESAQTSTDNTTHSTTVVDDLKNRLMSTTQEFKDVLTMRTENLKVHENRRQLFSSSASKNATNPFIRQRPLAAKSAATTSAAPPLPWGSGGESSSQMFPKSQVDGESQPLLQQQQNQQQQQLAPLQDSYMQSRAEALQNVESTIHELSSIFNQLATLVSQQGEIAIRIDENMDDTLSNVEGAQGALLKYLNSISSNRWLMMKIFFVLIFFLMIFLFFVA